GCATCGACCGGCGCGCCGGGATCCGCATTGCGGATCGCCGCCGCGGGCGGCAGGTTGACGCGCTCGGGCTGGATCGCGATGCGCAGCACGCGGGCGCCATCCGCGCCGACGGTCTCCACCGGCGTATCGCTGGCATGCCCGGCGCCGGTCCAGGCCAGCGCGCCCGCGCCCAGCGCCAGGTCATCGCGCAGCAGCACGCCGTCGAGCACCAGTGTCAGCAGTTCCATGTTCGCCACGCGCTGCGAGGGGACGGTAGCGCCCGGCGGCAGGAATTCCTCATTGAGCTGGCGCAGCGCGCCCCAGCCCATCCAGTCGCCGTCGTGGTAATCGCCGCTGGAGAAGGTACACAGGCGCGTGCGGTCGCCGTACGTGGTGCGGCCACGCTGATCGGCGGGACGATGGACTTTCATGACGGCGGAATCCGGAACGCGAAAACGGAAACGCCGGCGCAGGGAAACCCCTGCACCGGCGTCCTGACCGCGGATTTTACTGCGCGGCGGTTGCTGCGGGCGCATCGCCGGCGGCGACGGCCTCGGTGGTGATGCGCAGCTCGACCTCGTCGCTGACGTTGGGCGCGGCCATGCCCATGCCGAAATCGCTGCGCTTGATCTGCGTGACCGCATCGAAGCCGGCGGCGGGGCGCTTGGCCATCGGCTGCTCGCCGAACTTGTTGATCGTGACGTCGAGCACCACCGGCCGGGTGATGTCCTTGATCGTCAGGTCACCGGTGACCTTGAGCTTGTTGGGACCGGCGCTCTCGACCGAGGTGCTCTTGAACGTGGCGTTGGGGTACTTGGCGGCGTCGAAGAAGTCGGCGCTGCGCAGGTGGGCGTCGAAGTCACCGACGTGCGAATTCAAGCCCGAGAGCGGCAGCGTGACCTCGACCGACGACGCGCCGACGTTGTCGGCGTCGTAGACGATCTGGCCGGACACGTCGCCGAAGTGCGCGATCGGGTTGGAGAAGCCGAAGTGGCTCCATTGCGCGATCACGTCGGTGTGCTTGGGATCGAGCACGTAGGTGCCCGAGACACCGGCGATGGCTTCGGCGGTCGGCTCGGTTTCGGCCATGGCCTCGGACGGCGAAGCGGTCTGGGCGGTCTGGGCGGTCTGGGCGGATGCGGGCGCGGCGACGTCCGTCGACGCCGGGTCCTGCTGGGCGCAGGCGGCAAGAGCGATGGCGGCGGCGAGCGGGAGCAGCAGGTAGGCGGTACGCATGACGGAATCCTCGATCACGTGGGCGGCGATGACACCGCGCCGGAAGGCGCAGCGGAAGAACGGGCGGTCAGACGATGCGTGCGGCTTCGTCGAACGGCAGGCGGGGCGAGCGCGGGAAGATCGTCGCGGGATCGCCCTTGCCCAGATTGACCAGGAAATTGGACTTGATCGACGTGCCGGCGAAGAAGGCTTCATCCACCTTGGCATTGTCGAAGCCCGACATCGGACCGGTGTCGAGACCGAGCGCGCGCGCGGCCATGATCAGGTAGGCGCCCTGCAGCGTGCCGTTGCGGAACGCGGGCACTTCGCGGTTCTCGCGCGGACCGTCGAACCAGCTCTTCGCGTCGGTGTGCGGAAACAGGAACGGCAGCTTTTCGTGGAAGTCCTCGTCGTGGGCGACGATCACGGTCACCGGCGCGGACATCGTCTTGTCGTAGTTGCCCTCCGACAGCGCCGCACCCAGCCTGGCCTTGCCCTCGGCCGACTTCACGAACACGAAGCGCGCGGGCGACGCATTGGCCGAGGTCGGCGCGAACTTCAGCAGCTCGTAGAGCTGGTGCAGGGTCTCGTCGCTGATCTCGCCGCTGAAACCGTTGTAGGTGCGTGCGGTACGGAACAGCTGGTCGAGCGCGGCATCGGGCAGTGTGTCGGTCATCGGCATCTCGATAGGAACGGGGCAGGAACAGGGCCGCAGTGTAGAGTCCTGCGGCGACGCGCCGCGTGGTCGGCGCAGAACGGATGATCACATACGTGGAACGCGCCTCCGCCAGCGACCGGGATCCGGGACATGTCTGGGCAGTCAGCGACGGCCGTGCCGGCAACGCCCGCCAGGCCGGCGCGCTGGCTCACTGGCTGTCGCCCCGGGCCGAAGAGCTGCAGCTCACGCCCCGCGCTCCGTGGCGCTGGGCCTCGCCCCACCAGCTGCCGGGCGCGCGGCTGGCGTTCGGTCACGAGTTCGCGGCGCGGCTGTCGACGCCGCCGGCGCTGGTGATCGGCTGCGGCCGCCAGGCTGCGCTGGCAACCCGGCTCGCCGGCGCGCGTGGCGCGCGCACGGTGCAGATCCTCGACCCCCGCATGCCGCCGCGCCACTGGGATCTCGTGGTCGTGCCCGAACACGACATGCTGCGCGGCGAGAACGTGCTGGTCGCGCGCGGCAGCCTGCATCCGGTCGACGACGCGTGGCTGGCGCGCGCGCGCGCGGCGTATCCGCAGTTCGGTGCCCTGCCCGGCCCGCGAATCGCGGTGCTGCTCGGCGGTGATTCGCGGCACGGACGCTTCGATGTCGCCGCGTTCGCTGCGCTTGCCGACCGTCTCGATGCATGCGTTGCGCGTGACGGCGGCAGCCTGCTGCTGACCGGTTCCCGGCGCACATCGCCGGCCGTGCGCGCGGCGCTGCGCGCGCGTTATGCAGGCCGCGCGGCCTGCGTCTGGGCCGAGGCACGCGACGGCGAGAATCCCTATGCGGGCATACTTGCCTGGGCCGATCGCATCGTCTGTTCGGCGGACTCGGTGAACATGCTGTCGGAAGCCTGCGCCACGCGCGCGCCGGTGTTCGTGTTCGCGCCGGGGCCGCTCGACGGCGCACCGCAGCAGTTCGTCGACAGCATGATTGCGGACCGCCGCGTGCGCCGCTTCGAGGGTGCCCTGCCCGCGTTCGATGTGGTGCCGCTGCGCGAAACCGCACGGGTCGCCGCCGAAGTACGGGCGCGGCTCGGGGACTGAAGGTCCCTGGCCACGTGCCTGCAGAGCGCCGCCGCGCCCAAAGACATGCGGCCCGGGCCCTCAGCGCAGGTCGAGCAGCTGGTCGAAGCGATCGATCACCGCGAGCGCGCCGCAGCCATAGAGGTCGAAATCGCGGCGGTAGCCATAGGCCACCAGTACCAGCGGCGCCCCGGCAGCGATCGCCGCGCCGGCATCGGTGGCGGAATCGCCGACCATCAGGCACCGGCCGATGTCGACGCCGAATTCCCTGGCCAGATGCAGCAGCGGCAACGGATGCGGCTTGCGCTCGGGCAGCACACCGGCGCCGAGCACCGCGTCGAAGAAGCCATCGATACCCAGCGCCTCGAGCAGCGGCGACACGTACTGCGCCGGCTTGTTGGTGCACACCGCCATGCGCACGCCGGCAGTGCGCAGCGCCTCCAGCGTCGTCTCCACGCCCGGATACAGCCGCGGATCGAGCAGCAGGCAATCGCCGTAATGGACCATGAAACGCGGCATCACCGCCCCGACGTCACGGGTATCGCCGGCGTGGCGAAGCGCCTGGGTAACCAGCTCACGCGCGCCGTCGCCGATCCAGCTGCGTACCGTGGCTTCGTCGACGGCGTGGTGTCCGAGCTCAGTCAGCAGCCGGTTGACCGCGGCCGCGATATCGGACGCGCTGTCGACCAGGGTGCCGTCCAGATCGAACAGCACCACCGGCCAGGGAAACGCGCGCGGCATGGCGGAAGCATCCATGGGTGACCTTGTAGCGACAGTGGGCCGCCCAGTGTGCGGCATCCGCCCTGCGCGGGCCGCTGCAACAGTGTCCTGGCCGGCGGGGGTTCACGGCACCGGCATGCCCGCCTATGCTCGCGGCCGCGGCGACGGCGCCGCCCGATGGAGTCCACGATGTCGATCACCACCACCGCGACCACGGCGTCCAACGACGCTCCCCGCCTGCTGCGCACCCTGTGCAATCACTGGCGGCACAAGTTCGAAATCACCCGTGACGACGAGGACAGCCACGCCTTCATCCCGTTCCAGGGAGAGGACAACGGCGCCGACTTCTTCGTCGAGGGCGACACGCTGCGCATCGTGCTGACCCAGCCCGATGCCGACAGCATCGAGCGCTACCAGCAGGTCATCGAGAACCACCTGCAGCGCTTCGCCCGCGAGGAAACCCTGACCTTCGACTGGCAGCCGGGCTGAGGCTTTCGTTCGCACGGGATCGACCGGAAATATACGTCGCCTCGCCAGGGCGACGTGGGGACAGCGTGTAGCGACGCGACAGTCGGGGAGCGGAGCTGATTGGAGCAGTTGCCTCGCTGCGAATGGCGCGTGTTCCCGGCGGGCACTCGCCCGCGGCGTCCGGCCAGGGGCAGGTTCGTCCCGCCTTCCGTCCACGGAGGGGGCCCACTCAGCGGTTACGCGCTTCCATCAGGTCCAGCTCGCGCACCAGCTTGCGGGCGATGGCATCGGAGATTTCGCGGTTGCGTGCGAGTTCGTAGATGCGCGCACGCTCGGCGTGCACGCCCGCGAGGCGCAGCGCGCGCTCGGCGTCATCTGCCCGACGCAATGCATCCGCATCGATACCCTTGACCGGATCACGGCGCAGGCGGTCCTCGTACAACGACATCACCCGCAGCGCAGCGCTCGCGTAGAGGTCAGGATGGTTGCGGGCCTCGGGGAGGTCATGTTGTGCGCGTTCGACCGCGGCGACTGCGGCGACTGCGGCCTCGTGCCTGGCGTGGTCCACGGCGCGTTCCTCTTCGCCGGCTTCGGGCACTTCGAGGCCGCGTAGCAGGCGCGGCAGGACGAAGCTGCCGAGCAGCAGTGACAGGATGATCACCGCGGCGGCGAGGAAGATCGCGAGATCCCGGGTCGGGAAGGGACTGCCATCGGCGAGCAGCAACGGCAGGGTCAGCACGCCGGCAAGAGTCAGCGCGCCCCGGACGCCGGCCAGGGACATCGCGGCAACCAGCCGCCGGCTCGGGCGTTGCGCCTCAGGTCCTCCCCGGTACAGGCCGAAGCGCAGCGATGTCCACACCCAGCCGAAGCGCAGCGCGAACAGGCCGCCATAGATCGCGACCACGTAGACCACCAGCCACCAGGCCTGTACATGTCCGGCCTCGAGTACCGAGCGCATCGCACGCTGGACGATCCATGGCAGCTGCTCGCCCAGCAGTACGAAGATGATGCCATTGAGCGAGAACTGCACCGTGTCCCAGACTGCGGTCCGCTGCACGCGGGTGGTCGCCAGCGCGCGGCCACTGAGTTCGACATAACTCATGGTGATGCCGGCGGCGACCGCCGCCAGGATGCCCGATGCCCCGATCTGCTCGGCCAGCAGATAGGCACCGAACGGCGTCAGCAGACTGATCAGGATCGGGGTGCCGGCCGCCTCGCCGAAGAGCCGCGACACCATCGCGTGACCGAGATTGATGCCGAAGGTCACAGCCACACCGACCGCGATGCCGCCGATCGCCAACCACAGGAAGGTCAGCGATGCCGACACCAGTGAGAAGCTGCCGGTCAGCGCGGCCGCGATCGCGAAGCGGAAGCACACCAGGCCCGTCGCATCATTGAGCAGCGATTCGCCCTCGAGGATGTGCATGACCCGGCGGGGTATCGGGCTGCGCGCGGCGATTGAGGAGACCGCGACCGGATCGGTGGGCGACAGGATGGCGGCGAGGGCGAACGCCACCCCCAATGGCATTGCCGGAATCATCCAGTGGATCAGCAGCCCGATGCCGACAACGGTGAACACCACCAGCCCCAGCGCGAGCTGCAGTACCAGGCCCCTGTCGCGGAACAGGCCGTCCTTGGGAATGCGCCAGCCATCGAGGAACAGCAGCGGCGGCAGGAACAGCACGAAGAACACATGCGGATCCAGGGTCACGCCCTGTCCAAAGGCGCCGGCGATCGTCGCGCCCAGCGCGATCTGCACCAGCGGCAGCGGTAGCGGCAGCACGCGGGTGAGGTAGCCGCTGACCACGACGGCCAGCAACATCACCAGGACGACTTCGATCGAATGCATCTGCGGATGCGTCAGGACGACGAAGGAACCCAGACAATAGCGCGAGCGAGCGCTGCTTTTGTGACACGCGTCTCTCACATCGCCTGCGCGCCGGGCTTTCTAACGTGGCCGGTCTTCACCCACGAAAGTTCTCCATGTCCGTGCGCACCTCCGCCGCGCCATGGCCCCGCTGGCGCCGCCCGCCCCGCGAAGACCTTGTTCATCTTGCGCGGTGGCGCAGGCGCGGCGAAAAACGCCTGATCGGCCGCATCGGTCAGCAGCCGCGGGTACCGGCGCATGCCAGGCTTGCTCCTCCCGTGGCAGGTCTGCCATGACGCTCTCAGCCATTGAGCGGGCGCGTCCCGCCACCACTTCATGGAAGCGCTGCCCGGCGATCATGTGACGGTCCATGTGCTATTCCCGAATGGCGTCTCCCCTTGCAATACCCGGAGTTCCCTTGAACCACGACAATCCGCTGCTCGACTTTTCCGGCCTGCCCCGCTTCGACGAGATCCAGCCCGAACACGTACAGCCGGCGATCGACGCCCTGGTCACCGAAGCCGAGACCGCGCTGGCCCTGGCCGGACACGCGCCGGTCGGCTGGGACAGCATCGTGACCCCGCTCGAGGACGCGACCGAGCGCCTGGGCCGGGCGTGGAACCAGGTCGGCCATCTCAATGCGGTGGTCAACACGCCGGCGCTGCGTGAGGCGTATAACGCGGCCTTGCCCGAAGTGACCCGTTTCTACAGCCGGCTTGGCCAGGATCAGGCGCTGTATGCGCAGTACCGGGCACTTGCCGACCAGGCGGATGCGCTGGGACTGGATGCGCTGCAGCGGCGGGTGGTCGCCCATGGCTTGCGCGATTTCCGGCTGGGTGGCGCCGCGCTGGACGATGCAGAGCGCGCCCGGTTCTCCGAGATCCAGCAGGCGCTGGCGAAGCTGTCGTCGGAGTTCTCCGAGCACGTGCTCGATGCCACCGATGCGTTCGCGCTGTATGTCGAGGACGCTGCCGAACTCGATGGCCTGCCGGACGACGTGCTGGCCGCGGCCCGCGCCGCGGCCCAGCGCGACGGCCGCAGCGGCTGGAAGCTCACGCTGCAGATGCCCTGTTATCTGCCGGTGCAGACCTATGCGACCAACCGCGCACTGCGTGAGCGTCTCTATCGCGCGTACGGACTGCGCGCGTCGGAATCCGGTCCCGCGGCGCTCGACAACGGGCCCCTGATCACTCGCATTCTCGCGCTGCGCGCCGAGCAGGCACGGCTGCTCGGCCATGCGAATTACGCGGAATTGTCGCTGACGACCAAGATGGCGGCCATGCCCGACGCGGTGCTGACCTTCCTCCGCGATCTGGCCGCGCGTGCCCGCCCGCACGCGCAGCGCGACCGCGACGAACTCGAAACCTTCGCCCGCGAAGCGCTTGGGCTCGCCACCCTCGAACCCTGGGACATCGCATTCGCCAGTGACCGCCTGCGGCAATCGCGATATGCCTATTCCGCGCAGGAGGTGAAGCGCTATTTCACCGTGGATCGCGTTCTCGCGGGCCTGTTCGAGGTCATCGAATCGCTGTACGGACTGCGCGTGCAACCCGACCAGGCGCCGGTCTGGCACGAGGACGCGCGCTTCTACCGTCTCGTCGACCGCGACGGCGCACTGGTCGGGCAGTTCTATCTCGATCTCTATGCGCGCGAAGGCAAGCGCGGCGGCGCGTGGATGGACGACTGCCGCAACCGCCGTGCCACTGCCGAGGGCATGCAGACGCCGCTGGTATACCTGGTCTGCAACTTCGGCCGCGGCGGCGACGGTCGCCCCGCGACCCTGAGCCATGGCGAAGTCATCACCCTGTTCCACGAGATGGGCCATGGCCTGCACCAGCTGCTGACGCGCGTCGATGCATTGCTGATCGCCGGCATCAATGGCGTGGAATGGGACGCGGTGGAACTTCCGAGCCAGTTCATGGAGAACTTCTGCTGGGAATGGGACCGCGTGCAGGCGATGACCGCCCATGTCGACACCGGCGAGCCGCTGCCGCGGGACCTGTTCGACCGCATGCTCGCCGCGCGCAATTTCCAGAGCGGCCTGCAGACGCTGCGCCAGGTCGAGTTCGCGCTGTTCGACATGCTGCTGCACGCGGGTTTCGACCCGATGCACGACGACGTGCTATCGCTGCTCGAGCGTGTGCGCGACGAGGTCGCGGTCAATCGCACCCCGGCCTGGCACCGCTTTCCGCACCAGTTCTCGCACATCTTCGCCGGCGGTTATGCCGCCGGGTACTACAGCTACAAGTGGGCCGAGGTGCTGAGCGCCGACGCCTATGCGGCGTTCGAGGAAGCGCCGGAGCGGTTGGCCGACACCGGTGCGCGTTTCCGCAAAGAGGTCCTCTCGCGCGGCGGCAGCCGGGATGCGATCGAGAACTTCCGCGCCTTCCGCGGCCGCGATCCGGACATCGCGGCGTTGCTGCGGCATAGCGGCATGTAGATCGCCCAACCCCTGGGTCTCCCCATGCTCCCGCTCAAGCGGGGCGTGGAGGAGGCCTGCGGCGCAGATGCCAGGGGTGGGATGGCGCGCGCACGGCGCAGGCAGGCATCGCGAACCGATCCCTGCCACGCCGCTGCGACGCCGCAGGCGCTTGCCGTGCGACGCCATCCGCGCCTGGCGTCGACGCCGGGCTATGCCCGGCGAAATCTTCGGTTGCCAAACCCCTTCTCCCGGGTGAGAGGTCAAGACTGTCCTGCCCGCGCGCACCCGCCACGATGCCCTCACGCCGGCGCTGCGAGCATGCGCGGGTTTGTAACGTCGGAATCTTCGTCATGCGCCTGTTGGTCCTTCTCTGTTCGATCGCGATGCCGGTCATCGCCTGGCTGTCGCAGACCGGCGCCTTCGGTCCGGATCAGGGCACCATCTCCGACCGATACCCGACCCTGATGGTTGCCGCCGGCTATGCGTTCTCGGTGTGGGGGCTGATCTTCCTGCTCGATCTGCTCTATGCCGGCTGGCAGGCCACAGGGACCCGGCGCAACGATCCGCTGCTGGGCCGGATTGCCCCGGTCGCGGCATTGGGCTTTTTCCTGACCGCGATCTGGATGCCGCTGTTTTCCGCTGGGCTGTTCGGGGTCTGCGTGGTGGTGATCTTCGGCGCGCTCGCCGCGCTGGCCTGGTGCGCGGTGCAGCTCTCGCGTGGTGGCAATGCCGCCTCGCACCGGCTGGCCTGGCTGGCGCTGTCGATCCATGCCGGCTGGCTGTCGCTCGCGGCCTTCCTCAATCTCGCTCAGACCATCGTCGCCTACGAGCTGCTGTCGACCAGCCGCATGCTCGGCTGGAGCCTCGTGCTGTGGGCGATCTCGGCGGTGGTCCTTCTGGTCCTCAACCAGCGCATGCGCGGAAACGTCGCCTATCTTGCGATCGCCCTGTGGGGGCTGTTCGCGGTCTGGATGAAGCAGACCGAATGGCCGCTGCCGGGCGCGGTGACCTCGGCGTGGGTGGCGCTCGGCATCGGGGCGCTGCTGGCGGGCCAGACCATCGCCCTGCGCATGCGCCGCCGCTGAGCCGCACTGGCCTGCTCACCGCCCCCGCGCGGGCCACGCTTGCGATCTTGTCGCTTCGTTCAAGCCGGGGCAGTCCAGTACGCTTCGCGCGCTCCTCCCACGTGCATGGCTGCGGTTGCGGGCCGCCGCCCGGATCAGCACCTCACGCCCTGCAGCAGAGCGCTCCCCGGAGCTTTCGCGACAGCCGGGGGCGGCAGCTCGGGATGGTGACCACGCAGGACGAGGACGGCCGCCAGATCATCGTCCGCTCGCGCGAGCCGCGCCCGGTCGACGGTTCGCGCTACCGCGCCGACGTCTCGGCGCTGGATACCGATGGCTACGGGTGCATCACCTGCGCCGAGGCCAGTGCCTATCCGACGCTTGCGGCCGAGCTCAATGCCCCCTCCAGCCGCCGCGACGGCGCCCAAGCCGCGAGCCCGCCATTTGGCTGCGCTGATCGGTCGCACCCGCGGCTGCGGCACCGGGCTCGTGCTGCGCTAGCCTATGGCGCCGCCGCATCCGGCGGCGACGGAGTACATGCGTGACCCACCCCGACCATGAACCCGCGCGCCGGCCGCGCGGCCCGCTGCTGATCGGCGCGATCTTCGTGCTGCTGACCGGTATCTTCATCGGCGCGCTGTCGGCGACGGTGCTGCTGCGCATGAGCATCGGCTCGGCCGGCGATCTCAAGGCGCAGGAGGCCATCCGCCTGCAGGCATTGCTCGACGACCCGGCCGGCCTCGCACCGGACGAGGTGTCGGCCGAGCGCACGACCGCGGCGTTCGCGCACGCCTTCATCGTCAGCGCGGCCTCGCTCGACGCCACCGCCTCGCTGGAAGCGCGCGCCCGCATGGTCGAGATCGCACGCTGGATGGTCGCGACCGGTGCGCTTTCGGCGCGCGAGGATGCGGTCTCGCGTTGGGCGATGATCGCCGCGCGGTGCCTCGACACCCATTCCGATGCGCCCAAGGACGCCGCCAACTGCGTGCGCGACGAGATGCCGCTGGACGTGCCGATCCCGGATCGCACCGGCGACTGATTGCTCGCGGGCGCCCGGACATGGAAACGCCCGACACGAGGCCGGGCGTTGGGGTCCGCGCAGCGCGGATCAGTCGCGCGACTGGCTGATGATGCGTCCGTCCTGCGGATCGAGCTTCAGGTCCATGCGCTGCCCTTCCGCGTTATCGGCCTCGGCTTTCCACAGACCGTCATCGAACTCGACATCCTTGATCCGGGTGTACCCGGCAGCGGTGAGCTTGGCGCGGATGTCGGCTTCGCCCAGATTGCTGGCGCCGGCGGTTTCCGGATAGATGCGGCCGGTGGCCGGATCCAGGCGCACGTCGATCTTGTTGCCGGTCGCGTCCTTGGCGTCGGCCTTCCACACGCCCTCCTCGAACTCGACGTCTTCGATCTCGGTATAGCCGCCCTCGGTCAACGCGGCGCGCACCTGCGTCGCGGTCATCGCGTCCTGGGCGGCAGCAGCCCCGGTCGCCAGCGACAGGGCCAGCACCAGGCCACGGAGCGGGGTCATCTGCGTCATCGCACTTCTCCTGCTTTGGGGATTGGCGAGTGTTCTGGCGTTGCCGCGACGTGCAGGTGAACAGCGGCGGGATGCCGCGCAAGCGACCGACGACGGTTCAGGTGGCCAGCAGCAGGCGCAGGTCTTCGACGAATCCCGCGTAGGCCAGCGCCTGGGCTTGCAGGTCGCCCTGGCGCAGCACCCAGGCGGGATGCACGGTAGCGAAGGCGCGTACGCCGTCATCGCGCGTGCGCCAGGCGCCGCGCGCCTCACTCAGGCGCACGCCGGGTCCGAAAACCGCCCGCGCGGCACTGGCGCCCAGGCAGACGATGCGCTCGGGTTTCACCTGCGCGATCTCCGCGCGCAGCCAGCCATTGCACGCTTCGATATGCGCGACGTCCGGTCGCTTGTGCAGGCGCCGCTTGCCGCGCGGCTCGAAGCGGAAATGCTTCACCGCGTTGGTCAGATACAGACCCCTGCGGTCGATGCCGAGCTCGTCGAGCGCGCGCGAGAACAGCCGCCCGGCCGGCCCCACGAACGGGCGTCCGGAGAGATCCTCCTCGTCGCCCGGCTGCTCGCCGACGATCATCGTGCGCGCATCGGTCGGACCTTCGCCGAATACGGTCTGCGTCGCCGGCTGCCACAAGGAACAACCCCGGCAGTCGCGCGCGGATTCCCGCAGCGCGTCCAGGCTGCCGGGCTCGGCGGGTGCGGGCCCCGGCGCAACCGGGATGCGGCGTCTCGGGGCCACGTGTTCGCGCTCCGCCATCTCGCGCACACGCCGACCGGCATCACGCACCAGAGCCGGCAGCAGTGCGGTTTCGGGCAGATGCCTCCAGTACTTCTGCGGCATCTCGCTGCGCATCATCGTGGTGTTGAGCCGCGCCGGATTGAAGGTGTTGGCGTAGTAGGTACGCCACAGGTCTTCGCGTGCGTCCTCGGCCGGCGCATCGGCGCGGGTGCCGCCGCCGGCGAAGGCGAGCGCCGAGCCGTCCCAGATCGCGGTGCGGTCGGGCGTGACGATCGCCCAGCGCATGCCGGCGAAGCGGCGCGCGAAGAACGGCGCGACGCGATCGACGATGTGGTGATCCGGTTCGAACCAGGCGATGTAGTGCTCGTCGTCGCCCGGCGCCGCGCGGAAGCGGACGAAGGCCTTCATCTTGTGGCTGTCGCGGCGTACCGCCTGTGCCAGTGTGCGGGCGCGGTGCACATCGGG
The genomic region above belongs to Luteimonas chenhongjianii and contains:
- a CDS encoding malonic semialdehyde reductase; this encodes MTDTLPDAALDQLFRTARTYNGFSGEISDETLHQLYELLKFAPTSANASPARFVFVKSAEGKARLGAALSEGNYDKTMSAPVTVIVAHDEDFHEKLPFLFPHTDAKSWFDGPRENREVPAFRNGTLQGAYLIMAARALGLDTGPMSGFDNAKVDEAFFAGTSIKSNFLVNLGKGDPATIFPRSPRLPFDEAARIV
- a CDS encoding YceI family protein, coding for MRTAYLLLPLAAAIALAACAQQDPASTDVAAPASAQTAQTAQTASPSEAMAETEPTAEAIAGVSGTYVLDPKHTDVIAQWSHFGFSNPIAHFGDVSGQIVYDADNVGASSVEVTLPLSGLNSHVGDFDAHLRSADFFDAAKYPNATFKSTSVESAGPNKLKVTGDLTIKDITRPVVLDVTINKFGEQPMAKRPAAGFDAVTQIKRSDFGMGMAAPNVSDEVELRITTEAVAAGDAPAATAAQ
- a CDS encoding mitochondrial fission ELM1 family protein, which encodes MITYVERASASDRDPGHVWAVSDGRAGNARQAGALAHWLSPRAEELQLTPRAPWRWASPHQLPGARLAFGHEFAARLSTPPALVIGCGRQAALATRLAGARGARTVQILDPRMPPRHWDLVVVPEHDMLRGENVLVARGSLHPVDDAWLARARAAYPQFGALPGPRIAVLLGGDSRHGRFDVAAFAALADRLDACVARDGGSLLLTGSRRTSPAVRAALRARYAGRAACVWAEARDGENPYAGILAWADRIVCSADSVNMLSEACATRAPVFVFAPGPLDGAPQQFVDSMIADRRVRRFEGALPAFDVVPLRETARVAAEVRARLGD
- a CDS encoding Na+/H+ antiporter, producing MHSIEVVLVMLLAVVVSGYLTRVLPLPLPLVQIALGATIAGAFGQGVTLDPHVFFVLFLPPLLFLDGWRIPKDGLFRDRGLVLQLALGLVVFTVVGIGLLIHWMIPAMPLGVAFALAAILSPTDPVAVSSIAARSPIPRRVMHILEGESLLNDATGLVCFRFAIAAALTGSFSLVSASLTFLWLAIGGIAVGVAVTFGINLGHAMVSRLFGEAAGTPILISLLTPFGAYLLAEQIGASGILAAVAAGITMSYVELSGRALATTRVQRTAVWDTVQFSLNGIIFVLLGEQLPWIVQRAMRSVLEAGHVQAWWLVVYVVAIYGGLFALRFGWVWTSLRFGLYRGGPEAQRPSRRLVAAMSLAGVRGALTLAGVLTLPLLLADGSPFPTRDLAIFLAAAVIILSLLLGSFVLPRLLRGLEVPEAGEEERAVDHARHEAAVAAVAAVERAQHDLPEARNHPDLYASAALRVMSLYEDRLRRDPVKGIDADALRRADDAERALRLAGVHAERARIYELARNREISDAIARKLVRELDLMEARNR
- a CDS encoding DUF2218 domain-containing protein, with product MSITTTATTASNDAPRLLRTLCNHWRHKFEITRDDEDSHAFIPFQGEDNGADFFVEGDTLRIVLTQPDADSIERYQQVIENHLQRFAREETLTFDWQPG
- a CDS encoding M3 family metallopeptidase, encoding MNHDNPLLDFSGLPRFDEIQPEHVQPAIDALVTEAETALALAGHAPVGWDSIVTPLEDATERLGRAWNQVGHLNAVVNTPALREAYNAALPEVTRFYSRLGQDQALYAQYRALADQADALGLDALQRRVVAHGLRDFRLGGAALDDAERARFSEIQQALAKLSSEFSEHVLDATDAFALYVEDAAELDGLPDDVLAAARAAAQRDGRSGWKLTLQMPCYLPVQTYATNRALRERLYRAYGLRASESGPAALDNGPLITRILALRAEQARLLGHANYAELSLTTKMAAMPDAVLTFLRDLAARARPHAQRDRDELETFAREALGLATLEPWDIAFASDRLRQSRYAYSAQEVKRYFTVDRVLAGLFEVIESLYGLRVQPDQAPVWHEDARFYRLVDRDGALVGQFYLDLYAREGKRGGAWMDDCRNRRATAEGMQTPLVYLVCNFGRGGDGRPATLSHGEVITLFHEMGHGLHQLLTRVDALLIAGINGVEWDAVELPSQFMENFCWEWDRVQAMTAHVDTGEPLPRDLFDRMLAARNFQSGLQTLRQVEFALFDMLLHAGFDPMHDDVLSLLERVRDEVAVNRTPAWHRFPHQFSHIFAGGYAAGYYSYKWAEVLSADAYAAFEEAPERLADTGARFRKEVLSRGGSRDAIENFRAFRGRDPDIAALLRHSGM
- a CDS encoding PepSY domain-containing protein, which encodes MTQMTPLRGLVLALSLATGAAAAQDAMTATQVRAALTEGGYTEIEDVEFEEGVWKADAKDATGNKIDVRLDPATGRIYPETAGASNLGEADIRAKLTAAGYTRIKDVEFDDGLWKAEADNAEGQRMDLKLDPQDGRIISQSRD
- the gph gene encoding phosphoglycolate phosphatase (PGP is an essential enzyme in the glycolate salvage pathway in higher organisms (photorespiration in plants). Phosphoglycolate results from the oxidase activity of RubisCO in the Calvin cycle when concentrations of carbon dioxide are low relative to oxygen. This enzyme is a member of the Haloacid Dehalogenase (HAD) superfamily of aspartate-nucleophile hydrolase enzymes (PF00702).), translating into MDASAMPRAFPWPVVLFDLDGTLVDSASDIAAAVNRLLTELGHHAVDEATVRSWIGDGARELVTQALRHAGDTRDVGAVMPRFMVHYGDCLLLDPRLYPGVETTLEALRTAGVRMAVCTNKPAQYVSPLLEALGIDGFFDAVLGAGVLPERKPHPLPLLHLAREFGVDIGRCLMVGDSATDAGAAIAAGAPLVLVAYGYRRDFDLYGCGALAVIDRFDQLLDLR